Part of the Gadus chalcogrammus isolate NIFS_2021 chromosome 22, NIFS_Gcha_1.0, whole genome shotgun sequence genome is shown below.
aatcgcgaacgactcctccacgttcagtcgagtttccggtgaatcgattcaccggaaactcgacttaacgtggaggagtcgttcacgaatcgtatgttcgttcagcctggtttctggtagcggtaaatcgcatcatggaatggaccccattgcacggttctcagctgagtcagtcagactcaggggagttagtgctaccggaaactcgactgaacgaacgaacgaaggaacgattcgcgaacgactcctcgtggcgaactgaatcacgcgaactgggtcacggaaacgaatcattgaatccaccactaCTGTCCACGACCGATGCTCTCGTTCTAGCGTAGATGAGCGTGTGGGCGTCATGTAGTGATGGCAGGAGGGACTTCATGTTTATCACTCCGGTGCAAATCACTGAAAAAGGgctcagattttttttaatctttgtgTTTTGCCAAATCGCCCTATGAGCTGCTccagaaaaaaaataagatgCAGCTTATTTAGTTTTGGTTCATGAAAATACGGATTCAAGCTGCAGCCTTGTTTTTCGAATAATACGACAATTAATTTCATTAGCAGTACGCTGATCAGTCACATACCCTTAAGTGGTTCCACCGCTCAGGTGGTTTGTGACCCAGACAAACCCGCTCCAACAAAGTAACTAAAATGAAGCAAGAGTATATCAAACACCCCGTTCACATCTGCCATCAGACCTTAGATGTTAACCTACTAATCTGAGAATGAGCCTGTGTGATACGACGTTGATTCAGCTGCCGTGTTgtggttttgtttctttttgttaaAGACCTGGAGAGCAAGCTACTGAGTCGTATATGTGAGCACGATGACGGCACCCTGTTCGTCCCCAACTCCTTCAGCCCCTCCACGCCCGGGGAGAACGACCTACCCGAGACGCTAGACCAGGGTCACGTACTCCATTTACCAGAGGTCGTCACACAAGTAAGTGACCACATATTCATGTGAAAAGAGCTGAACCAATGCCAGAATAAGCGACCCAAAATAtatccttccctcccccctattTCTCTGCAAGTAGAAGAACTGTGCAGTCACGCACCTGTGATTTACAGATGAAATGGATTCCAAGAActaatcagggaagagatgccctgttTGTTAAGAAATTAGCTGATGTCTAAAAAATTCTCACAGAGCGTGTGCTCTGTGCCATATAGAACAAATTACAAAGAACTTATATCCCTCATATCTTACCTACAGCCCCTTTAACGTAGGAGTTCTCCTAAGTCCTGTCCCTGTGGGTTCTCCCAGATCGACCTGCCGGGGGGGCCAGACACTACCCCCGCCCCCGAGCCCACCCCAGACTACGACGACAGCTATGAGGACGGCCTGGTGGACGCCAGCCAGGCCACGGCGCTCTACGAGGAGCCCCCCCGGGAGCAGGGGCCCCACACTGTGGAGGGGCCGCAGACTAAGGGCAACTGGCTGTACGTCAGGGAGACGACCCGGGCCCCTGGCACGACGACACCACTGCCAGTGCTCTACGGGCCAGGTGAGACACCAAACTACAACACCACTTAAAGGGCACATATTAAACCAGTGTGagggtgattagccgttacaagccgttttgatgATGTGCCTctcctgacatcacaagtgggcgtgtctacctagatgtctgctggatagatcagtctaccagccagAAGAACGGCTCGTAACGACTgatcacactcgcacctggtggtacaatatgGGACCTTTCAAAAGGGTTTGTAGAATGTGCGCTGGTTATCAGACTTgagtccagcagcagccagtcTGGCTGTGTTTGTCACAGTTCATCAGTTATAACGTCAGATTTGATTTATGATTTCATAAAGGTTATCACAACACACAAGCAGAAgcgatttctttattttttcagaaATCCTCCCGATACATTTCTAATGCCGATGGTGTCACCGGAACCAGATCAAGTCTCTGCCCTTCTGTCATCACTCCAGATTCTGGCTGTGACCAGCCCTTGGACCCGGGGCCTTGCCGGGAGTACCTGGTGAGGTGGTACTACGACCCAGAGGCCAACGCCTGCGCCCAGTTCTGGTACGGAGGTTGCCAGGGCAACCAAAACAACTTTAAGGCCGACGCGGACTGTAGGGACGCCTGCGTCTACACGTAACAGACATCAGGGTGGGGtgggcaggtggtggtggtggtggtggggggggggggggggggtctgtggctCACTGTTGGACCTCATGAGATCAGGACCTCAGAGCGCTTGAACATCATCCCGCTCCATTGACGGACATTGTGGAGCAAAAACAGAACACCGCGCCTTGAGTGATAGACTCATTATTCGTTTAGAATAATTTACTTCTTGTCACTTTCttcttacgttttttttttactaatttgttcattcattcatgtattTTCAGTGGGTTCATTTAGGACACTTTAATAATACTGTGAATAACCTTAACTGTTTTCATGAATATGTTAAGGACAATCTTTGGTGCTTATCTGAAAATGTTCTTAATTATCTAACATCGTCAAATCCATAGGTTTTGTAAAGTCAGTGTATATACCAAATAAATGTATCTCAACAACCATGTGAATCATGAtcaatgaaaaatatatttttcaataacCTTTCCTAATAACAGTTAaaagtatatatacatagatagataaatgTATCTTAGCAATGTAAATATTTTATGGTATTAAAAATGTTGACACATTGTGAttacataaaaatgtaaatacaacTTAAAATGAAAGACTGCTCTTGCGCACACAAATCCAacacccacccatccacacaaacagccaaacacacacactaacagacacagccacaaacacagacacacacacagccaaccccccgccacacacacacacacacacacacacacacacacacacacacacacacacacacacacacacacacacacacacacacacacacacacacacgcacacacacacacacacacacacacacaccggacacacacagccacccacacacacactgcttacaaaacacacacacacacacacacacacagccacacacgcactgctaacaacccatacacacacacccatacccacACAGCCTTCTACTCAGGTGGTGTTCctgtggtggggtggatggccCCCGCTGCTCTGCCCAGGGGCCCCGGCCCCGTCCTCCGGTGGGTCCGGCTGGTACCGGTGCTTGTAGCCGTAGGCCCGGAGGTGGTAGGTTAAATACTGcagcgtgtgcatgtgaacaCTATCCACGTAGTGAAATGTGACCGCGAAATCTGAGCAGCAACCCGGGCCCTGCGGAAGGCAGCACACATATTGGtgtcaataaaaataaataaaaatgtataaatagaAGAAAACGCTTAGAAATAACAACGTCTAATCCCTGACCACTTTGTGGGCGGGGGCTTGAGTGATGCTCTAAGCATCGTGGGAATTTTCCGGAGGCCAATCAGGGTCTTGTGGAATGGACTTAAAAAGGATACGCTGACAGAATCCGTCGAACCATAGAGACGTCTGAGCcacagaaaaataataatttctcaGAAATCGACGACAAAGAACCACGTTACTTGCAGAATTGTATTTCTGCTTATGGGTTGGTTGGGTAACAGTGAAGTGACCCCGTCTCCAAAACCAGCTCAGACGTACGAAAACATCAGACTGAACGAAACAAATCAGTCATTCAGGAAGATTTTCTGTAAGAAAGGCTCTTTCACGGAGCTTAGGAAAGACCCCAGATATACAGATGTACTCACACCATTTGCTTACCTCTACCACCCTGTAGTGCTCATAGAGGAGATACCAGGGCCTGGACTTAAAGCGTCCCACCCGGGGCACCAGCACCTCAGGGGTCATGTGATGAAAGGTGTGCCTCCCGAGTCTGTCCCTGGTGTCCACCGGTCGCACCTGGACCTTCTCCATGCACATGCCCAGGGCCATGTCCTCGATGTCACTGTTGTGCGTGCACAGGCCGCTCTGGAAGGCCGCCACGTAGCGCCGCAGCGCCTCGCGGCTCAGCACGTAGCCCGCGCCGCCGCTCATGTAGCCCTGCTTCACGAAGGGGTGGAAGCGGCGGCCGAGGTACAGCGGCTGCTCCGTGTCCTGCCGGGACAGCAGGCGCCGCAGGTTCTCCACCACCACGAAGGTGTCGTCGTCGGCCTTGAGGAACCAGTCGGCGCTGTCCAGGTGGTGCCGGTGGACGTACTGGAAGGCTCTGATGGTCTTCCAGTAGAGCTGGTCCCGGCCCTCGCTGACATTAAGGCCCACCGTGGGGAAGTCCGTCTCCTCGGAGCTCATGAACAGCGCCGTGTCGCAGTGCCTGGCCCAGGTGTCGCGCACGTGGCGGGTGCGTCCCTCCAGGTACTTGGGCCCCGTCATGATCCAGCAGAGGATCCGGGGCTGGGCAGGGTCCGGGGCCTTCTGCTGCCCGCCTGAAACCAAAAGGCAGGTGAATGCCCGTACTTGTCCAGCAGGGGCGTAGCCCTCAGTTTGGGTAGGGAACATTTTGTAGGACTTTGTTTAGGGTCGGCTCTTGGAGAACATCATTAGACTATTTACCAACCACCACAGTGTACAGCTAGGTCTTCATACTAAATACTACTAATACTTATGTATTGATCACAATTGTACTCACACAACACAAGTATTTCTCAACcatcctctctccatcatcGTGTTTTTGTATTCAACAGCCTATCATTGAGATTGGTATTGAAATGCAGGGGAGTAATAGATAAACTGGACGCTTCTTTTCTCTTATTTCCGTAAACCTCTTTCCTATTGTACACCAGGAGatgttatacattatatatatctattgGAATATacgtatattttttataaaaaagttGCTATGCTGCATGAAACACCCATAGTTGTTTAAATGATTAGGGAGGGTAATTAGGGAGGGAACAAGACAGGGGAGAAGAATTCAGACCAGTATGGCAGCCTAGTGCTTTCACAGAGGATAGAGGTTTCACCTAAAGGAAGATTTCCTAAGATTGGTGGGGACACATATCACTAGCGTCCTTGCTAGAAACTATGGCCCGCTAACAACATACCATGAAACTATGGCCTGCTAACGACATACCATGAAACTATGGCCTGCTAACGACATACCATGACACTGCTTGCCTGTTTGCCCTAACAACCTCACCTGTGTGATTAACCTGCACAACAGGTTTGTATGCTCGCCAGTCGAAGCGTGGGTTGGAAGAGGGCGATCTTATCAGCTGGTACACATTATTATGAAAGAAGTGGAATCCAATGCATACACCGatgataaatgacaagggagaTTTGTAGTTCCTCATTGCTGTTTCTGTAAACGCAAGATTTCAAAGGGAATAAAAGAAATTCAAAACAAACATTATGCTATTGGATGGGGGGAGCGACGACAGCAGACTTCCTGTTGGTacaaaacaatgtgtgtgtgtgtgtgtgtgtgtgtgtgtgtgtgtgtgtgtgtgtgtgtgtgtgtgtgtgtgtgtgtgtgtgtgtgtgtgtgtgtgtgtgtgtgtgtgtgtgtgtgtgtgtgtgtgttttaaaccaCCATGCTGAATGCAGTCCATACTCCAATAGTAAACATCAACATTGACTACGGCAATTACAACACATTATTGTCACAGGTCAGTAATGGGAAACCTCAATTTGTGCCAGATAATATCAGCAGGCCCTGTATTGCCTAAGTTCTATGGTTAGATTCATACTCTTCGGAATAGTTTGAATGGCTAAAAAACAATAAAGAATTTCAAACTCAATCAGCTATATATAACAATATTCCATACTTAACTGGACAAGGAGTTCTCTCTTCTGTGTAATGTTCCTTAAAGAAGCCTTAAAGAACAGCTTAATGTCTAGCAGGAGGAACCTGCTGTCATGCCAGTAAAAAGGTCCCTGTGTCGCGCAGGTGACACGGCATCTGCCTGACACAGGTACTGAAGCAGGAAGCAGGCTCTCCAACTGGGGCTGGGATCGACCTGCCACCTGCACTGGTAGTACGAAGTCACCATTCCAGTTGGCTGGGTAGCTACAGTCTGCTCCTACGTGCCCTAACCTGTTTGGATTGTATTTTCTGAACATACCTAGAAAGATATTTACTTTATTAAATTCATAACAGAATAAATAACTAACAGCCTCTGTGTCAACTATATCAGCCTGCTGATCTTTACTATCGCTGGTAAACTCTAGGGTATAGTTACAGCCGTTGGACTTTGGACTTCAGGTTCTTTATTTTAATCAAACCCAAATCTACATTTTGGCCCCACATTACATAGTGTCT
Proteins encoded:
- the c1galt1a gene encoding glycoprotein-N-acetylgalactosamine 3-beta-galactosyltransferase 1 isoform X1, which produces MRNYKSPLSFIIGVCIGFHFFHNNVYQLIRSPSSNPRFDWRAYKPVVQVNHTGGQQKAPDPAQPRILCWIMTGPKYLEGRTRHVRDTWARHCDTALFMSSEETDFPTVGLNVSEGRDQLYWKTIRAFQYVHRHHLDSADWFLKADDDTFVVVENLRRLLSRQDTEQPLYLGRRFHPFVKQGYMSGGAGYVLSREALRRYVAAFQSGLCTHNSDIEDMALGMCMEKVQVRPVDTRDRLGRHTFHHMTPEVLVPRVGRFKSRPWYLLYEHYRVVEGPGCCSDFAVTFHYVDSVHMHTLQYLTYHLRAYGYKHRYQPDPPEDGAGAPGQSSGGHPPHHRNTT
- the c1galt1a gene encoding glycoprotein-N-acetylgalactosamine 3-beta-galactosyltransferase 1 isoform X2 yields the protein MTGPKYLEGRTRHVRDTWARHCDTALFMSSEETDFPTVGLNVSEGRDQLYWKTIRAFQYVHRHHLDSADWFLKADDDTFVVVENLRRLLSRQDTEQPLYLGRRFHPFVKQGYMSGGAGYVLSREALRRYVAAFQSGLCTHNSDIEDMALGMCMEKVQVRPVDTRDRLGRHTFHHMTPEVLVPRVGRFKSRPWYLLYEHYRVVEGPGCCSDFAVTFHYVDSVHMHTLQYLTYHLRAYGYKHRYQPDPPEDGAGAPGQSSGGHPPHHRNTT